From Neobacillus sp. PS2-9, the proteins below share one genomic window:
- a CDS encoding penicillin-binding transpeptidase domain-containing protein: MWRKRAIGWLVICITGLVLLLVRLMQIQLIETETFSKHNVNLLEESVNQRTQELVIDNGRGNFLDRNGTMLTHKKVSVLVLFPFLKKTDWDIEKVSTISGISVNSLKFAVDAAKKPFAFGDPEPIELTTSQMKRINQLKIPGVFAIEKKFERSSIPAEQLIGLTGENAKELKERYPSKELSEKTLLGVSGLEESFDEFLLPEGKSKLVYHVDGGGAPLFGINVKYVDPANPFYPVNIRTTIDKDLQQKAEDLADQYQIKKGGLVLLNIEDNSVLAMVSRPAINKKDPYNGAGITNLMVKQQIMGSVFKTVVAAAAMDHNLDDPTRLFDCSKKINGRPESKYNYGMLNFTNSFARSCNRTFGELAKELQKTDPHLLEDYADKLSLTGSVGWQGEVYHTSDFKQLGDEDKGRVFLSDEARKDPNFIAMSGIGQHEVRATPLAVANMMATIARGGKKEMVRAVSKIEYKNGTTMVDFPEESLNGDSISPYTAMKLQKLLREVITNANGTGRWFKDLPYEVAGKSGTAETGKFKDGKQLHNKWFAGYFPFQSPKYALVAVNLDVIDSEGGINLLFADMVKALYEKDTEKE; encoded by the coding sequence AACACAGGAATTAGTGATTGATAATGGCAGGGGAAATTTTCTTGATCGAAATGGAACGATGCTTACACATAAAAAAGTGTCCGTGCTCGTTTTATTTCCATTTCTAAAAAAGACAGATTGGGATATCGAAAAGGTTTCGACCATTTCAGGAATATCAGTTAACTCACTTAAATTTGCAGTAGATGCTGCAAAAAAACCATTTGCTTTCGGAGACCCAGAGCCCATTGAATTAACAACCTCACAGATGAAAAGAATTAATCAATTAAAAATACCCGGTGTATTTGCCATTGAGAAAAAATTTGAACGTTCTTCCATTCCAGCTGAGCAACTGATTGGGCTAACAGGTGAGAATGCAAAGGAATTAAAAGAACGTTATCCAAGTAAAGAGCTATCGGAAAAGACGCTGCTGGGCGTATCTGGCCTTGAAGAAAGCTTTGATGAATTCCTGCTCCCAGAGGGTAAGTCAAAGCTTGTTTACCATGTTGATGGTGGGGGAGCCCCGCTTTTTGGAATAAATGTAAAATATGTGGACCCTGCTAACCCGTTTTATCCTGTTAATATTCGGACTACGATTGATAAAGACCTGCAGCAAAAGGCCGAGGATTTAGCTGATCAGTATCAGATTAAAAAGGGGGGACTCGTTCTCCTTAATATTGAGGATAATAGTGTGTTAGCTATGGTTTCACGTCCGGCTATCAATAAAAAAGACCCCTATAATGGAGCAGGAATTACGAATTTGATGGTAAAACAGCAGATTATGGGATCCGTTTTTAAGACGGTGGTTGCTGCAGCTGCTATGGATCATAACTTAGATGACCCAACCCGGCTTTTTGATTGCAGTAAAAAGATTAATGGAAGACCAGAATCAAAATATAATTATGGAATGTTGAACTTTACAAATAGTTTTGCAAGAAGCTGTAATCGGACGTTCGGGGAACTGGCAAAGGAATTGCAGAAGACGGATCCGCATTTACTCGAGGATTATGCAGATAAATTATCTCTAACTGGTTCGGTGGGCTGGCAAGGTGAAGTGTATCATACCAGTGACTTCAAGCAGCTAGGTGATGAAGATAAAGGGAGGGTGTTTTTGTCTGATGAGGCAAGAAAGGATCCTAATTTTATTGCTATGTCAGGTATCGGGCAGCACGAGGTTCGAGCTACCCCATTAGCTGTCGCTAACATGATGGCCACCATTGCAAGGGGTGGTAAAAAGGAAATGGTAAGAGCAGTTTCAAAAATAGAATATAAAAATGGAACAACGATGGTAGATTTCCCAGAGGAAAGCTTAAACGGGGATTCTATCTCACCTTATACAGCCATGAAACTGCAAAAATTGCTACGTGAAGTAATTACTAATGCAAATGGGACTGGAAGATGGTTTAAAGATCTTCCGTATGAAGTAGCTGGTAAATCAGGTACCGCTGAAACGGGTAAATTTAAAGACGGGAAGCAATTGCATAATAAATGGTTTGCTGGTTATTTTCCATTTCAATCGCCCAAATATGCGTTAGTAGCAGTCAATTTGGATGTAATAGATTCGGAAGGCGGGATAAATTTATTGTTCGCGGATATGGTGAAAGCACTCTATGAAAAAGATACAGAAAAAGAGTAG
- a CDS encoding YrrS family protein has protein sequence MTNDFNSNSRSGYRSKRKKTNLVLNSLIIIVLLLILFVAYNIFASGNDHAAPKKESTKTEQKESQHTEKQADKKENTKADDESSSDQVSEEEQQSEEASTTEKADESQEVVTDGGSSSNVLKTIENPSWKPVGTTQSGEHTAVYDTNSADWQEMLEAVSYATGLDGSNMTVYWLGRDKSTQNGSFATVASKDKQQKYNVYLQWVDGEGWMPTRVEELAEIVK, from the coding sequence ATGACTAATGATTTTAATTCTAACTCGCGGTCTGGATACCGATCGAAAAGAAAAAAAACGAACCTCGTCTTAAATAGTTTAATCATCATTGTACTCTTACTAATATTATTTGTGGCATACAATATTTTTGCTTCAGGAAATGATCATGCAGCACCTAAGAAAGAAAGCACAAAAACAGAGCAAAAAGAATCTCAACATACAGAGAAGCAAGCAGATAAAAAAGAGAACACTAAGGCAGACGATGAGAGCTCATCTGATCAAGTATCTGAAGAAGAACAGCAAAGTGAGGAAGCTTCAACAACTGAAAAGGCAGATGAATCACAGGAAGTGGTCACTGACGGCGGAAGTTCTTCTAATGTACTAAAAACGATTGAAAATCCAAGTTGGAAGCCTGTAGGAACAACCCAATCTGGTGAACATACCGCTGTATACGATACAAATTCAGCCGATTGGCAGGAAATGCTGGAGGCTGTATCTTATGCCACTGGATTAGATGGCAGCAACATGACGGTATATTGGCTGGGAAGAGATAAATCCACACAAAATGGCTCGTTTGCTACCGTTGCATCAAAAGATAAGCAGCAAAAATACAATGTGTATCTTCAGTGGGTGGACGGTGAAGGTTGGATGCCTACACGAGTTGAGGAATTAGCTGAAATTGTTAAATAA
- a CDS encoding DUF2536 family protein, whose amino-acid sequence MNFQFDLIEDKVEFFEATNLKTLQKKIESQIDENRAIMLGVHSVSHQMHMNENGQTYFTAVVHFKKK is encoded by the coding sequence ATGAATTTCCAATTTGATTTAATCGAAGATAAAGTGGAGTTTTTCGAAGCAACTAACCTTAAAACTCTGCAGAAAAAAATTGAGTCACAAATTGATGAAAACCGAGCAATTATGCTTGGAGTCCACTCCGTATCACATCAAATGCATATGAACGAAAATGGACAAACCTATTTCACAGCAGTGGTACATTTTAAGAAAAAATAA
- the mtnN gene encoding 5'-methylthioadenosine/S-adenosylhomocysteine nucleosidase produces MKIAIIGAMEEEVTLLRDHIEDKTQETVAGCEFTFGTMYGVDVILLRSGIGKVNAAMSTTILLEKYKPDYIINTGSAGGFNPALNVGDAVISTEVRHHDVDVTAFGYEYGQVPQLPAAFSADEKLIAIAEKASKELEKFQIVKGLIVTGDSFMEDPARVEFVRSKFNDLQAVEMEAAAIAQVAHRFGVPFVIIRSLSDIAGKESEVSFDQFIDKAATNSATLVMNMVAALK; encoded by the coding sequence ATGAAAATCGCTATAATTGGAGCAATGGAAGAGGAAGTAACATTATTAAGGGATCATATCGAAGATAAAACACAAGAAACCGTAGCTGGCTGTGAATTTACATTTGGAACCATGTACGGTGTAGATGTCATTCTGCTCCGTTCAGGAATTGGCAAGGTAAATGCAGCAATGTCAACAACCATCTTACTTGAAAAATATAAGCCTGATTATATTATAAACACTGGTTCGGCTGGTGGGTTCAACCCGGCTCTTAATGTTGGTGATGCAGTCATTTCAACTGAAGTTCGTCATCATGATGTAGATGTAACAGCTTTTGGATATGAATACGGGCAGGTTCCACAGCTTCCAGCTGCTTTTTCAGCAGATGAGAAGTTAATTGCAATCGCTGAAAAAGCATCAAAGGAACTGGAAAAGTTTCAGATTGTCAAAGGCCTAATTGTTACTGGTGACTCCTTTATGGAAGACCCTGCAAGAGTCGAATTTGTTCGTTCGAAATTTAATGATTTACAAGCAGTTGAAATGGAGGCAGCGGCGATTGCGCAAGTTGCCCATCGGTTTGGAGTTCCTTTCGTTATCATTCGTTCTCTTTCTGATATTGCTGGTAAAGAATCAGAAGTATCTTTTGATCAATTTATTGATAAAGCGGCAACTAATTCTGCTACGTTGGTTATGAATATGGTGGCAGCGTTAAAATAG
- a CDS encoding cysteine synthase family protein: MKVYKNVHELIGHTPMVEITQFHLPDGVRIFAKLEFMNPGGSVKDRLGMELLDEAFSSGKLCKDGTVIEPTAGNTGIGLALAAINKGIQVILCVPEKFSTEKQELMKALGAKIVHTPTEKGMKGAIAKAKELVNEIPGAYCPQQFGNPANPETYYKTLGPEIWEQLEGQLHVFVAGAGTGGTFMGTARYLKEQSEKVKTVIVEPEGSILNGGESGPHKTEGIGMEFLPEYMDASYFDAIYTVLDEHAFSLVKEIAVKEGLLVGSSSGAAFHAALKEAQISPPGTNIVVIFPDGSERYLSKKIFEGGI; the protein is encoded by the coding sequence ATGAAGGTCTATAAAAATGTTCATGAATTAATTGGGCATACACCAATGGTGGAAATCACTCAATTTCATTTGCCCGACGGTGTTCGTATCTTTGCAAAACTTGAATTTATGAATCCTGGGGGTAGTGTCAAAGACCGACTTGGAATGGAACTGCTGGATGAGGCATTTTCTAGTGGAAAGCTGTGTAAAGACGGAACAGTCATAGAGCCAACCGCTGGAAATACGGGGATCGGATTAGCTCTAGCAGCCATAAACAAAGGTATACAGGTTATTTTATGTGTTCCTGAAAAGTTTAGTACAGAAAAGCAGGAATTAATGAAAGCACTTGGGGCGAAAATTGTTCATACCCCTACGGAAAAGGGAATGAAGGGAGCAATTGCAAAGGCAAAGGAACTTGTTAACGAGATTCCAGGAGCCTATTGCCCTCAGCAATTCGGAAACCCTGCAAATCCAGAAACGTACTATAAAACACTTGGTCCAGAAATTTGGGAGCAGCTTGAAGGACAATTACATGTGTTTGTCGCTGGTGCGGGTACAGGTGGAACATTCATGGGTACTGCCCGTTACTTAAAAGAACAGAGCGAGAAAGTAAAAACAGTCATTGTAGAACCTGAGGGTTCCATTTTAAACGGTGGTGAATCAGGTCCACATAAAACAGAAGGTATTGGAATGGAATTCTTGCCGGAATATATGGATGCAAGTTACTTTGATGCCATTTATACCGTGTTGGATGAACATGCTTTTAGTCTCGTTAAAGAAATAGCAGTGAAAGAAGGCCTTCTTGTCGGTAGTTCGTCAGGTGCTGCATTTCACGCTGCACTAAAAGAAGCCCAAATATCTCCACCTGGTACCAATATCGTCGTTATTTTTCCAGACGGTAGCGAACGATATTTAAGCAAAAAGATTTTTGAAGGAGGTATTTAG
- a CDS encoding bifunctional cystathionine gamma-lyase/homocysteine desulfhydrase, with protein sequence MKRKTQLIHGGISQDPATGAVSFPIYQVSTYKQEGVGGHKGFEYSRTGNPTRNALEVLIKDIEGGTAGFAFGSGMAAITAVIMLFNSGDHVILTDDVYGGTFRVMTKVLNRFGIDSTFVDTSDLDNIKSEIRPNTKAVYLETPTNPLLKITDIEAVAKLAKEHQLLTIVDNTFSTPYWQNPIELGADIVLHSATKYIGGHSDVVAGLVVVNSDKLAEDLHFVQNSTGGVLGPQDSWLLIRGIKTLGIRMEETETNTAEIVKFLQSHPKVKKVFYPGIESHPNHEIAKKQARGFGGMVSFDVGSAENADQLLSKIKYFTLAESLGAVESLISVPARMTHASIPAERRADLGITDGLVRISVGLEDVEDLIDDLTQALE encoded by the coding sequence ATGAAAAGGAAAACACAATTGATTCATGGAGGAATTAGCCAAGATCCAGCAACAGGAGCGGTGTCCTTTCCCATTTACCAAGTTAGTACGTATAAGCAGGAAGGGGTAGGAGGTCATAAGGGATTTGAATATTCCAGGACTGGAAACCCTACAAGGAATGCACTTGAAGTGTTAATTAAAGATATTGAAGGCGGTACGGCAGGTTTTGCTTTTGGTTCAGGTATGGCGGCAATCACTGCGGTTATCATGTTATTTAATAGCGGCGATCACGTCATTCTTACTGATGATGTCTATGGTGGAACATTCCGCGTGATGACAAAGGTATTAAACCGATTTGGAATCGATTCTACTTTTGTTGATACTAGTGATTTAGACAATATTAAGAGTGAAATCAGACCGAATACAAAGGCGGTTTATTTAGAAACACCAACAAACCCATTACTAAAAATTACGGATATTGAAGCAGTTGCTAAGCTTGCAAAAGAACATCAGCTATTGACCATTGTAGATAATACCTTCTCCACACCATATTGGCAAAATCCAATAGAGCTAGGAGCTGACATTGTCCTGCACAGTGCGACAAAATACATTGGTGGACATAGTGATGTGGTGGCTGGTCTAGTGGTTGTGAATAGTGATAAATTGGCTGAAGATCTTCATTTTGTTCAAAATTCTACGGGCGGTGTTTTAGGACCACAGGATTCTTGGTTATTAATCCGTGGTATCAAAACTTTAGGGATCCGTATGGAAGAAACGGAAACGAATACTGCTGAGATTGTGAAGTTTTTACAATCACATCCAAAGGTAAAAAAGGTATTTTACCCTGGGATTGAATCACATCCAAATCATGAGATTGCTAAAAAACAAGCAAGAGGTTTTGGCGGAATGGTCTCTTTTGATGTAGGAAGTGCTGAAAATGCAGATCAATTATTAAGTAAAATTAAATACTTTACTTTGGCAGAAAGTCTTGGTGCGGTCGAAAGCTTAATATCTGTACCAGCCCGAATGACACATGCCTCTATACCGGCAGAGCGTCGTGCTGATTTAGGTATTACCGATGGATTAGTCCGTATATCAGTTGGACTAGAAGATGTTGAGGACCTCATTGATGATTTAACACAAGCATTAGAATAA
- a CDS encoding YrhC family protein, translated as MKQQARRLYEKMIDFKRFATILLAVGVFFYLGVIIPSDTKSEMDVNIMVLSSMSFLALSILFFIQSKQCQMKLSETEEGQDYLMKK; from the coding sequence GTGAAGCAACAAGCGAGAAGACTTTATGAAAAAATGATTGATTTTAAACGGTTTGCCACGATCTTATTGGCTGTTGGTGTATTTTTCTATTTAGGTGTAATTATTCCATCCGATACGAAAAGCGAGATGGATGTTAACATAATGGTTCTATCCTCAATGTCTTTCCTAGCTTTATCTATTTTGTTTTTTATTCAATCCAAACAATGCCAAATGAAGCTGTCAGAGACAGAAGAAGGGCAGGATTATTTAATGAAAAAATAA
- a CDS encoding YrzI family small protein, giving the protein MTLNILFFSITIKKRKMDLEKAAQQEMVEKLYDQNKDRQISMHHFM; this is encoded by the coding sequence ATGACCCTGAATATATTATTTTTCTCCATCACAATAAAAAAGCGGAAAATGGATCTTGAAAAAGCAGCTCAACAGGAGATGGTTGAGAAACTTTATGATCAAAACAAAGATCGCCAAATTTCCATGCATCATTTCATGTAA
- a CDS encoding YrzI family small protein, which yields MTLNILFLTITINKRRMSLEEAAHQEMVDKLYEKNRDRQVSMHRLM from the coding sequence ATGACCCTCAATATTTTATTTTTAACCATAACTATTAACAAACGGCGAATGAGCCTCGAAGAAGCTGCTCATCAAGAAATGGTTGATAAACTTTATGAGAAAAACAGAGATCGTCAGGTTTCCATGCACCGTTTAATGTAA
- a CDS encoding M3 family oligoendopeptidase encodes MTAITYSDVWNLDVFFQGGSDSLEFANHLNLTATLIDSFQTKVNNWTPLNSQEDQTYLKELLEDFEHAAKKLRQAGAFVSCLQAQNTDDKKAYTLDSKVTSLSAAFQTALSTFDSLLSSFNDGIWTELLKDEQLQVLSFVLTERRNRAKEKLSKEEEALISALGVDGYHSWGQLYDLIVGKIKVPIQENGEEKLLSVGQAFNKFSSPDRNVRENTFRNWENAWGEQADFLAKTLNHLSGFRLSVYQKRGWEDVLKEPLSINRMEKETLETMWAVISENKQKLVTYLERKAALLGVNKLSWYDLDAPFGKTESKVSYQEGAEFIEQNFAIFGEKMASFARKAFEEQWIEGEDRPGKAPGGFCTFFPESDQSRIFMTYSGTPSNVSTLAHELGHGFHTFAMKGVHHLNRNYAMNVAETASTFAEMIVADAAVKNAKDEEEKLVLLDDKIQRTVALLMNIHARFLFETSFYEERKQGPVNAERLNELMLAAQKEAYCDALEEYHPLFWASKLHFFITGVPFYNFPYTFGYLFSLGIYALALEEGKGYEEKYIALLRDTASMSVEDLAQKHLQVDLTKKAFWEKAVHICLDDIDEFLKLTDMK; translated from the coding sequence ATGACAGCGATTACATATTCGGATGTTTGGAACCTTGATGTGTTCTTTCAGGGCGGAAGCGATTCATTAGAATTCGCAAACCATTTAAATCTTACAGCAACCTTAATAGATAGTTTCCAAACAAAAGTAAACAACTGGACTCCGCTCAATTCACAAGAGGATCAAACATATTTAAAAGAATTACTTGAGGATTTTGAGCATGCTGCCAAAAAACTTCGTCAAGCAGGGGCATTTGTTAGTTGCTTGCAGGCACAAAACACCGACGATAAAAAGGCCTATACACTTGATTCAAAGGTTACCAGTTTAAGCGCGGCCTTCCAAACGGCTCTTAGTACCTTTGACAGCCTATTATCTTCATTTAATGATGGAATTTGGACAGAGTTATTAAAGGATGAACAGTTACAGGTCCTTTCCTTTGTTTTAACAGAAAGACGTAATCGAGCAAAAGAGAAGCTTTCTAAAGAAGAAGAAGCATTAATCAGCGCACTTGGTGTAGATGGCTATCATAGTTGGGGGCAATTGTACGATTTAATTGTGGGGAAAATAAAAGTACCAATACAAGAAAACGGCGAGGAAAAGCTCCTATCTGTCGGTCAGGCATTTAATAAGTTCTCAAGCCCCGACCGAAACGTACGAGAAAATACTTTCAGAAATTGGGAGAATGCATGGGGTGAACAGGCTGACTTTCTTGCCAAAACCCTAAATCACTTATCCGGTTTCCGTCTTAGTGTGTATCAAAAAAGAGGCTGGGAAGATGTATTAAAAGAACCTCTTAGCATTAATCGTATGGAAAAAGAGACGCTTGAAACGATGTGGGCAGTCATATCCGAAAATAAACAAAAGCTTGTTACGTATTTAGAGCGAAAAGCAGCACTCCTTGGGGTAAATAAATTAAGTTGGTATGATTTAGATGCTCCGTTTGGCAAAACAGAATCAAAGGTTTCCTATCAAGAAGGAGCCGAGTTTATCGAACAAAATTTTGCTATATTCGGTGAAAAAATGGCTTCGTTTGCCCGTAAAGCCTTTGAAGAGCAATGGATTGAAGGAGAAGATCGACCTGGTAAGGCACCTGGTGGCTTCTGTACTTTCTTTCCTGAAAGCGACCAATCTCGAATCTTTATGACTTACTCTGGAACACCATCAAACGTTTCAACTCTGGCACATGAGCTTGGTCATGGTTTCCACACATTTGCGATGAAGGGGGTTCACCATCTCAACCGTAATTATGCCATGAACGTGGCAGAAACGGCCTCTACCTTCGCTGAAATGATTGTTGCAGATGCAGCAGTTAAAAATGCAAAAGATGAAGAAGAAAAACTAGTTCTTCTTGACGATAAGATCCAAAGAACCGTTGCCCTTTTAATGAATATACATGCACGCTTCTTATTTGAAACAAGTTTTTATGAAGAAAGAAAGCAAGGACCTGTAAATGCAGAACGTCTGAATGAACTGATGCTTGCTGCACAAAAAGAAGCCTATTGTGATGCCTTAGAAGAATATCATCCATTATTCTGGGCCTCTAAGCTTCACTTCTTTATAACTGGTGTACCATTTTATAACTTCCCATATACGTTTGGTTATCTTTTCTCATTAGGTATCTATGCGCTGGCACTCGAGGAAGGCAAAGGCTATGAAGAAAAATACATTGCTTTGTTAAGAGATACGGCTTCCATGTCCGTTGAAGATTTAGCACAAAAACATCTACAGGTAGATCTAACAAAAAAAGCATTCTGGGAAAAAGCTGTTCATATTTGTCTGGATGACATTGATGAATTCCTTAAATTAACTGACATGAAATAA
- a CDS encoding response regulator transcription factor, with amino-acid sequence MKKILLIDDETRMLDLLSLYLTPKGYDCIKMTSAFQAVQYLGEATVDLVLLDIMMPEMDGWQACKEIRKLGDTPIIMLTARSEKMDIVKGLKLGADDYISKPFDEEELIARIEAILRRNKGPSSKIDFNGLSLNEESFEVSYQGHPVLVTLKEFSLLTLLLKNRNKVFTREHLLTTIWGYAVATEDRTIDSHVRNLRDKLRKSGFPVDDYLTTVWGLGYKWMDKDS; translated from the coding sequence TTGAAAAAAATACTGCTTATTGACGATGAAACTCGGATGTTAGACTTACTTTCCCTTTATTTAACACCAAAAGGTTATGACTGCATCAAAATGACTTCTGCTTTCCAAGCGGTTCAATACCTTGGTGAAGCAACTGTGGACCTTGTCTTATTAGATATTATGATGCCAGAAATGGATGGCTGGCAAGCCTGTAAGGAAATTAGAAAATTGGGAGATACCCCGATTATCATGCTTACTGCTCGTAGCGAAAAAATGGATATTGTTAAAGGGCTGAAACTGGGGGCAGATGATTATATTTCCAAGCCTTTTGATGAAGAAGAGCTAATTGCACGTATAGAAGCTATTCTAAGAAGAAATAAAGGACCCTCAAGTAAAATAGACTTTAATGGTCTTTCTCTAAATGAAGAGTCATTCGAGGTTTCCTATCAAGGACATCCTGTTTTGGTTACTCTCAAGGAATTTTCCTTACTGACTCTTTTATTAAAAAATAGAAATAAAGTATTTACCCGTGAGCATTTGTTGACTACTATTTGGGGGTATGCGGTTGCAACTGAGGATCGGACCATAGATTCCCACGTGCGAAATTTACGAGACAAATTGCGAAAATCAGGTTTTCCTGTGGACGATTATTTGACAACTGTATGGGGACTAGGGTATAAGTGGATGGATAAGGATTCGTAA
- a CDS encoding F510_1955 family glycosylhydrolase yields the protein MKVQMKVILAMLIGILLIATGCRNNSEDQEKNQQEKKAESKAKFEVVEASSFSVKNIRGIGYPGNDQALYLATNAGLKFYKDSKWYESTTNQHDYIGFQAVEAGFLGSGHPQKGTGFKDPLGVVRSVDQGKTLDQLAFYGKRNFHFMAASFSGEGLYVISETPEDGLSYGVNYSTNNGDTWTKSAFKGFNADSLGMIAVHPTNGDIVAMSTRTGIYYSSDNGNTMKLITNPIMVTALTFSGDTILFSSVENDKIFLKTLNPVTGEQGVLAFPFLDYDNPITYLAVNQKDHNQIAFTTYKNDIYQSKDGGKNWSVLLKDGKKEQE from the coding sequence GTGAAAGTTCAAATGAAAGTGATATTGGCTATGTTAATAGGAATATTACTTATTGCAACAGGTTGTAGAAACAATAGTGAGGACCAAGAAAAGAATCAACAGGAAAAAAAGGCTGAATCAAAGGCTAAATTTGAAGTGGTTGAGGCCAGTTCATTCAGTGTAAAAAATATACGTGGAATTGGTTATCCAGGCAATGATCAAGCACTGTATCTTGCCACAAATGCCGGTTTAAAATTCTACAAAGATTCAAAGTGGTATGAATCAACCACGAATCAACATGATTATATAGGATTTCAAGCAGTAGAAGCTGGTTTTTTAGGAAGTGGACACCCTCAAAAGGGGACAGGCTTTAAAGACCCGCTTGGTGTAGTGCGCAGTGTTGATCAAGGAAAGACACTTGATCAGCTGGCATTCTATGGGAAGAGAAACTTCCACTTTATGGCTGCCAGTTTTTCAGGTGAAGGGCTTTATGTAATTAGTGAAACACCTGAAGATGGTTTAAGCTATGGTGTCAACTATTCTACAAACAATGGCGATACGTGGACAAAGAGCGCATTTAAGGGGTTTAATGCGGACTCATTAGGAATGATAGCAGTACACCCTACTAATGGTGATATCGTGGCAATGTCTACACGAACGGGTATTTATTATTCATCTGACAATGGAAACACGATGAAGTTAATTACTAATCCCATTATGGTGACAGCCCTTACGTTTAGCGGGGATACAATCCTATTTTCTAGTGTGGAGAATGATAAGATTTTTTTAAAAACGTTAAATCCTGTAACTGGCGAACAAGGAGTATTGGCTTTTCCTTTCTTAGATTATGATAATCCTATTACTTATTTAGCGGTTAATCAAAAGGATCATAATCAAATCGCCTTTACTACCTATAAAAATGATATTTATCAATCTAAAGACGGCGGAAAGAATTGGAGCGTTCTTCTTAAAGACGGAAAAAAAGAGCAGGAGTAA
- the sigK gene encoding RNA polymerase sporulation sigma factor SigK, with the protein MSGILTALGYLMKEFLFLVSYVKNNAFPQPLSAAEERKYLRLMAEGDPHARNMLIEHNLRLVAHIVKKFENTGEDSEDLISIGTIGLIKAIESYSEGKGTKLATYAARCIENEILMHLRALKKTKKDVSLHDPIGQDKEGNEISLIDVLKSESEDVIDTIQLNMELEKIKKYIEVLDDREKEVIVGRFGLDLQKEKTQREIAKELGISRSYVSRIEKRALMKMFHEFYRAEKERKKKN; encoded by the coding sequence ATGTCTGGAATCTTAACAGCTCTCGGATATTTAATGAAAGAATTTTTATTTCTTGTTTCATACGTTAAAAATAATGCTTTTCCTCAGCCCCTATCTGCTGCTGAAGAAAGAAAGTACTTACGGTTAATGGCAGAAGGGGATCCGCATGCGCGAAATATGTTAATTGAACACAATCTACGACTTGTCGCGCATATAGTTAAAAAATTTGAAAATACCGGGGAGGATTCTGAAGATCTAATTTCAATTGGAACAATTGGTTTAATAAAAGCAATCGAGAGTTATTCAGAAGGTAAAGGGACAAAACTTGCAACCTATGCTGCTCGTTGTATAGAAAATGAAATTCTTATGCATTTACGGGCACTAAAGAAAACAAAGAAAGATGTTTCCTTGCATGATCCGATCGGTCAGGATAAGGAAGGAAATGAGATTTCATTGATTGATGTCCTTAAATCGGAATCTGAGGACGTTATCGATACCATTCAGCTTAATATGGAACTGGAGAAAATAAAAAAGTATATAGAAGTTTTGGATGATCGAGAAAAAGAAGTGATTGTGGGGCGTTTTGGCCTAGACTTACAAAAGGAAAAAACCCAACGAGAAATTGCTAAGGAATTAGGAATATCAAGAAGTTATGTCTCGAGAATAGAAAAGCGCGCCTTAATGAAAATGTTCCATGAATTTTATCGGGCTGAAAAAGAACGTAAGAAAAAAAATTAA